The Gasterosteus aculeatus chromosome 17, fGasAcu3.hap1.1, whole genome shotgun sequence genome includes a window with the following:
- the LOC120835783 gene encoding keratin, type II cytoskeletal 8 yields the protein MSTRAMKTTTFSNVSSSRGPSQGFSSRSCSGYGGQSGGRQSYAVRSSYGGLGSSGTSVGNGGVKLASGYIGGGSGQRGGGLEFSYGGFGGGMGGMANEMMNPITAVTVNKSLLAPLNLEIDPTIQVVRTQEKEQIKTLNNRFASFIDKVRFLEQQNKMLETKWKLVQEQTTSRSNIDAMFEAYIANLRKQLDNLGHEKVKLESDLHHMTGMVEDFKNRYEDEINKRNECENNFVLLKKDSDAAYMMKVELESKMDGLSDEIEFLRQIFDTEIQELQSQIKDTSVVVEMDNSRNLDMDAIVAEVRAQYEDIANRSRAEAESWYQTKYAEMQQSAGQYGNDLKSTKAEIADMNRRIMRLQSEIEMVKSQRNNLEAQIAEAEERGELAVKDAKLRIRDLEEALQRAKQDMTLQVRQYQELMNVKLALDIEIATYRKLLEGEEYRLATGIKTNISKQTSLNYNAYGLESSRTPSYVSCSFGGVKPSSGSVDALDGATVKSTTVTKTETMVVKTEEKKEEEKEEGEEGEKQQVASEEPAAVESMEEEERVEAEAVAK from the exons ATGTCTACCAGAGCCATGAAGACCACCACCTTCTCCAATGTATCCTCCTCCAGGGGCCCGTCTCAGGGCTTCAGCAGCCGCTCCTGTTCCGGCTATGGTGGACAGAGTGGTGGCAGGCAGAGCTACGCTGTCCGCAGCTCCTATGGGGGATTGGGCAGCAGTGGCACTTCTGTGGGCAATGGGGGGGTTAAATTGGCCAGTGGGTATATTGGCGGTGGGtctggacaaagaggaggtgggCTAGAGTTTAGCTATGGGGGCTTTGGTGGCGGAATGGGTGGCATGGCCAATGAAATGATGAATCCCATCACTGCGGTGACAGTGAACAAGAGCCTGCTGGCTCCCCTGAACCTGGAGATTGACCCCACCATCCAGGTGGTCCGCacccaggagaaggagcagatcAAGACCCTCAACAACCGCTTTGCTTCCTTCATTGACAAG GTACGCTTTCTAGAACAGCAGAACAAAATGCTGGAGACCAAGTGGAAACTTGTGCAGGAACAGACCACGTCTCGCTCAAACATCGATGCCATGTTTGAAGCCTACATTGCCAACTTGCGTAAGCAGCTAGACAACTTAGGTCACGAAAAAGTCAAACTCGAGTCCGACCTGCATCATATGACGGGCATGGTGGAGGACTTCAAAAACAG GTATGAGGATGAGATCAACAAGCGCAACGAGTGTGAGAACAACTTTGTCCTACTAAAGAAG GACAGTGATGCAGCCTACATGATGAAAGTGGAGCTGGAATCCAAAATGGATGGGCTCTCTGATGAGATTGAGTTCCTGAGGCAGATTTTTGATACA GAAATCCAGGAGCTGCAAAGCCAGATCAAGGACACATCGGTTGTGGTGGAGATGGACAACAGCCGTAACCTTGACATGGATGCCATCGTTGCAGAAGTGCGTGCGCAGTATGAAGACATCGCTAACCGTAGCAGAGCCGAAGCTGAGTCATGGTACCAGACCAAG TATGCAGAGATGCAGCAGTCAGCCGGTCAATACGGTAATGATCTGAAGTCAACCAAAGCTGAAATCGCTGACATGAACCGCAGGATAATGAGGCTGCAGTCTGAAATTGAAATGGTTAAATCACAG CGAAACAATTTAGAAGCTCAAATTGCAGAGGCTGAGGAGCGTGGTGAGCTGGCAGTTAAGGACGCTAAACTCCGcatcagagacctggaagaAGCGCTCCAGAGAGCCAAGCAGGACATGACCCTTCAAGTCCGCCAGTACCAGGAACTAATGAATGTCAAGCTGGCTCTGGACATAGAGATTGCCACCTACAGGAAGCTGCTGGAAGGAGAGGAGTACAG GTTGGCAACTGGAATAAAGACCAATATATCCAAGCAGACTT CTTTGAACTACAATGCCTATGGCCTGGAGAGCTCCCGAACACCTTCCTACGTCAGCTGCTCCTTCGGTGGAGTCAAGCCCAGCAGCGGTTCGGTCGATGCCCTTGATGGAGCAACAGTGAAGAGCACCACAGTCACCAAGACAGAAACCATGGTGGTCAAGaccgaggagaagaaggaggaggagaaggaggagggagaggagggagagaagcagCAGGTAGCAAGCGAGGAGCCAGCAGCCGTGGagagcatggaggaggaggagcgggtggaGGCTGAAGCTGTGGCTAAGTGA
- the LOC120835432 gene encoding keratin, type II cytoskeletal 8-like codes for MRKAYSVTSSGGSTRRSFAPTSSFSNRSSFNVGGVGAGYSMSSMGGSYGFGSSQASIAPQITAVQVNRSLLAPLNLEIDPSIQAVRTQEKEQIKTLNNRFASFIDKVRFLEQQNKMLETKWSLLQDQTTTRSNIDGMFEAYIANLRRQLDGLGHEKSKLDGELRNMQGLVEEFKGKYEEEINKRAAAENEFVLLKKDVDAAYINKVELEAKADALQDEINFLRAVYEAELRELQGQIKDTSVVVEMDNSRNLDMDSIVAEVRAQYEDIANRSKAEAETWYKQKYEEIKSSAGQYGEDLRSTKAEISDINRMISRLQNEIETIKGQRASLEAQILEAEGRGDLAVKDAKLRIKDLEDALQRAKQDMARQVREYQELMNVKLALDIEIATYRKLLEGEESRLNSGGSNATIHVQQTSGGLSSSGGGFGFGGSSLSGGYGGTITKTSTSSASSRRLY; via the exons ATGAGGAAGGCATACTCAGTCACAAGCTCCGGTGGCAGCACCAGGAGATCCTTTGCACCAACTAGCAGCTTCTCAAACAGATCCTCTTTTAATGTTGGTGGAGTTGGAGCTGGTTACAGTATGTCTTCAATGGGTGGTAGTTATGGCTTTGGTTCTAGCCAAGCAAGCATTGCTCCACAGATCACCGCTGTCCAAGTCAACCGGAGCCTGCTGGCTCCTCTGAACCTGGAAATTGACCCATCCATCCAAGCCGTCCGCacccaggagaaggagcagattAAGACCCTCAACAACCGATTTGCCTCCTTCATCGACAAG GTACGTTTCCTAGAGCAGCAGAACAAGATGCTGGAGACCAAATGGAGCCTCCTGCAGGACCAAACCACCACCCGCTCCAACATCGACGGTATGTTTGAGGCCTACATTGCCAACCTGCGTAGACAGCTCGACGGGCTGGGCCACGAGAAGTCCAAGCTGGATGGAGAGCTGAGGAATATGCAGGGCCTGGTTGAGGAGTTCAAGGGAAA GTATGAAGAGGAAATCAACAAACGTGCAGCTGCAGAGAACGAGTTTGTGCTCTTGAAGAAG GATGTTGATGCTGCCTACATAAAtaaggtggagctggaggccaAAGCTGATGCTCTTCAGGATGAGATCAACTTCCTCAGGGCTGTCTATGAGGCC GAGCTTCGGGAACTGCAGGGCCAGATCAAGGATACCTCCGTCGTCGTGGAGATGGACAACAGCCGTAACCTGGACATGGACTCTATAGTGGCTGAAGTGCGTGCTCAGTATGAGGACATCGCAAACCGCAGCAAGGCTGAAGCAGAGACCTGGTACAAACAGAAG TATGAGGAGATAAAGAGCTCCGCTGGACAGTATGGGGAAGACCTGCGCTCAACCAAGGCTGAGATTTCAGACATAAACCGCATGATTTCCCGTCTTCAGAATGAGATTGAGACCATCAAAGGACAG AGGGCCAGTCTTGAGGCTCAGATCCTAGAGGCTGAGGGGCGTGGTGACCTGGCAGTGAAGGATGCCAAGCTACGTATCAAAGACCTGGAGGATGCTCTGCAGCGAGCTAAGCAGGACATGGCCCGCCAGGTGCGCGAGTATCAGGAGCTGATGAACGTCAAGTTGGCCCTGGACATCGAAATTGCAACCTACAGGAAACTgctggaaggagaagagagCAG ACTGAACAGCGGAGGTTCAAATGCAACCATCCATGTGCAGCAGACCTCTGGAG GACTCTCCAGCTCCGGTGGTGGGTTCGGCTTCGGTGGCAGCAGTCTGTCTGGTGGATATGGTGGTACTATTACCAAGACCAGCACCTCATCAGCCAGTTCCAGGAGACTCTATTGA